One genomic window of Osmia bicornis bicornis chromosome 3, iOsmBic2.1, whole genome shotgun sequence includes the following:
- the LOC114877644 gene encoding stress-induced-phosphoprotein 1, whose amino-acid sequence MDQVPVLKEKGNSALQDGRFEEAIKHYTEAIALDTNNHVLYSNRSAAYAKAGKYEQALEDAEKTVSLKPDWAKGYSRKGSVLAYLGKLDASIKAYEIGLQLDPNNAQLKSSLAEVRAQKQAAAANPFNASDLFVKLANDPRTKGYLQDPEYLKILQELRTNPQALAMKLQDTRVLTTLSVLLGMNTDMGEPMETDPPEPSKPKPEPPKPQKKEEDNLPPEKKEALNEKQLGNEAYKKKNFEEALQHYNKAVELDPTEIIYLLNIAAVYFEQKEYDKCIEQCNKAIEVGRENRADFKLIAKAFTRIGHAYKKMGDWKQAKVYYEKSMSEHRTPEIKTLLSDIDKIIREEERKAYIDPVKAEEEKELGNQKYKDGDYPAAIKHYTEAVKRNPDDPKYYSNRAACYTKLAAFDLGLKDCEKCVEIDPKFIKGWIRKGKILQGMQQQGKALTAYQKALELDPSNSEALEGYRSCAVSVSSNPEEVRKRAMADPEVQSILRDPAMRLILEQMQSDPRALQDHLKNPDIAAKLQKLLESGLIAIH is encoded by the exons ATGGACCAG GTACCTgtgttgaaagaaaaaggtaaTTCTGCTTTGCAAGACGGAAGGTTTGAGGAGGCTATCAAACATTATACGGAAGCAATTGCTTTAGACACAAACAACCATGTTCTTTACAGTAATAGATCTGCAGCTTATGCTAAAGCTGGTAAATATGAACAAGCATTGGAAGATGCTGAAAAAACTGTAAGTCTAAAACCTGATTGGGCCAAAGGATATTCGCGTAAAGGCAGTGTGCTTGCTTATCTGGGTAAATTGGATGCCTCTATCAAAGCTTATGAAATTGGCCTACAATTAGATCCCAATAATGCACAGCTTAAAAGCAGTTTGGCCGAAGTTAGAGCTCAAAAACAAGCAGCAGCTGCCAATCCTTTCAATGCATCCGATCTCTTTGTGAAACTTGCAAATGATCCTAGAACCAAAGGTTACCTACAAGACCCAGAGTACCTAAAAATTTTACAAGAACTTAGAACCAATCCGCAAGCTCTTGCTATGAAATTACAGGATACAAGAGTGCTTACAACTCTTAGCGTATTGTTAGGTATGAATACAGATATGGGTGAACCAATGGAAACAGATCCACCAGAGCCATCAAAACCTAAACCAGAACCACCTAAGCctcaaaagaaagaagaggataATCTTCCACCTGAGAAGAAGGAAGCATTGAATGAAAAACAGTTGGGTAATGAAgcatacaaaaagaaaaactttGAGGAAGCGCTTCAGCACTATAACAAAGCAGTGGAATTAGATCCTACagaaatcatttatttattgaacaTAGCTGCTGTATATTTTGAACAGAAAGAATATGATAAATGTATTGAACAGTGTAATAAAGCTATTGAAGTTGGAAGAGAAAATAGAGcagattttaaattaatagcAAAAGCATTTACTAGAATTGGTCATGCATACAAAAAAATGGGCGATTGGAAACAAGCAAAGGTATATTATGAAAAATCTATGTCAGAGCACAGAACACCAGAAATTAAAACTCTCCTTTCGGacattgataaaattattagaGAAGAAGAACGAAAAGCATACATCGATCCGGTAAAAGcagaagaggagaaagaacTTGGAAATCAGAAATACAAAGACGGAGATTATCCAGCAGCGATTAAGCATTATACGGAAGCCGTTAAAAGAAATCCTGATGATCCGAAATATTATAGCAACAGAGCTGCTTGTTATACCAAATTAGCCGCATTTGATCTCGGATTAAAAGATTGTGAAAAATGTGTTGAAATCGATCCGAAGTTCATTAAAGGCTGGataaggaaaggaaaaatctTGCAAGGAATGCAGCAACAGGGCAAAGCACTTACTGCTTACCAGAAAGCATTAGAATTGGATCCCTCAAACAGCGAGGCGTTAGAAGGATATCGTTCGTGTGCTGTTTCCGTTAGTTCGAATCCTGAGGAAGTAAGAAAGAGAGCAATGGCAGATCCAGAAGTTCAAAGTATATTACGAGATCCTGCTATGAGACTTATCTTAGAACAAATGCAAAGTGACCCTAGAGCCTTACAAGA CCACTTAAAGAACCCGGATATAGCTGCCAAGTTGCAAAAACTATTGGAATCAGGACTCATAGCTATTCattga
- the LOC114877664 gene encoding guanine nucleotide-binding protein G(s) subunit alpha isoform X1: protein MGCFGSQSSKASQDDSKNQKRRSDAITRQLQKDKQVYRATHRLLLLGAGESGKSTIVKQMRILHVNGFSEAEKRQKIEDIKKNIRDAILTITSAMGTLTPPVALEDPANQSKVDYILDVSSSPDFDYPPEFYEIVETLWKDRGVQQSFERSNEYQLIDCAKYFLDKVAIVKQADYTPTEQDILRCRVLTSGIFETRFQVDKVNFHMFDVGGQRDERRKWIQCFNDVTAIIFVTACSSYNMVLREDPTKLRLRESLDLFKSIWNNRWLRTISVILFLNKQDLLAEKVKAGKHKLEDYFPDFERYKTPVEPGVVADPSEPPDVIRAKYFIRDEFLRISTASGDGKHYCYPHFTCAVDTENIKRVFNDCRDIIQRMHLRQYELL, encoded by the exons ATGGGGTGTTTCGGCAGCCAGAGTAGTAAGGCCAGCCAGGATGACAGCAAGAACCAGAAGAGGCGCTCGGATGCCATCACCAGGCAATTGCAAAAGGATAAGCAAGTTTACCGAGCTACTCACAGGCTCTTATTACTCG GAGCAGGAGAATCCGGGAAAAGCACGATCGTCAAACAGATGAGGATATTGCACGTGAACGGTTTCAGTGAAGC GGAAAAGCGGCAAAAAATCGAGGACATTAAGAAGAATATCAGAGACGCGATACTG ACCATCACCAGCGCGATGGGCACGTTAACGCCACCCGTAGCTTTGGAGGATCCAGCAAATCAGAGTAAAGTCGATTATATCCTGGACGTCTCGTCCTCACCGGACTTCGATTATCCCCCG gAATTCTATGAAATCGTGGAAACGTTATGGAAGGATCGGGGCGTGCAACAAAGCTTCGAGAGGAGTAACGAGTACCAGCTGATCGACTGCGCCAAATA TTTTCTAGATAAGGTAGCCATTGTTAAACAAGCGGATTACACCCCCACAGAACAG GACATTCTCAGGTGTCGAGTGCTCACGTCCGGTATCTTCGAGACGCGGTTTCAAGTCGACAAAGTAAACTTTCA CATGTTCGACGTCGGCGGTCAACGAGACGAAAGGAGAAAGTGGATACAGTGTTTTAACGATGTGACGGCAATTATATTTGTAACAGCGTGTAGTAGTTACAAcatggtgctcagggaggacCCGACGAAACTGAGACTCCGAGAGAGTCTGGATCTGTTCAAAAGCATCTGGAACAATCG GTGGCTCCGCACAATTTCCgtaatcttatttttaaacaaacagGATCTATTGGCGGAAAAGGTAAAAGCCGGCAAGCACAAATTAGAGGACTATTTTCCAGATTTCGAGCGGTACAAGACACCGGTCGAACCAGGGGTAGTAGCGGATCCCTCGGAACCGCCTGACGTTATAAGGGCCAAGTACTTCATTAGAGACGAATTCCTT CGTATAAGCACAGCAAGCGGCGACGGCAAGCACTATTGTTATCCGCACTTCACATGCGCCGTCGACACAGAGAACATCAAGAGAGTGTTTAACGATTGTCGGGACATCATTCAACGGATGCACTTGCGTCAGTACGAGCTGTTGTGA
- the LOC114877664 gene encoding guanine nucleotide-binding protein G(s) subunit alpha isoform X2 yields MGCFGSQSSKASQDDSKNQKRRSDAITRQLQKDKQVYRATHRLLLLGAGESGKSTIVKQMRILHVNGFSEAEKRQKIEDIKKNIRDAILTITSAMGTLTPPVALEDPANQSKVDYILDVSSSPDFDYPPEFYEIVETLWKDRGVQQSFERSNEYQLIDCAKYFLDKVAIVKQADYTPTEQDILRCRVLTSGIFETRFQVDKVNFHMFDVGGQRDERRKWIQCFNDVTAIIFVTACSSYNMVLREDPTKLRLRESLDLFKSIWNNRIYWRKR; encoded by the exons ATGGGGTGTTTCGGCAGCCAGAGTAGTAAGGCCAGCCAGGATGACAGCAAGAACCAGAAGAGGCGCTCGGATGCCATCACCAGGCAATTGCAAAAGGATAAGCAAGTTTACCGAGCTACTCACAGGCTCTTATTACTCG GAGCAGGAGAATCCGGGAAAAGCACGATCGTCAAACAGATGAGGATATTGCACGTGAACGGTTTCAGTGAAGC GGAAAAGCGGCAAAAAATCGAGGACATTAAGAAGAATATCAGAGACGCGATACTG ACCATCACCAGCGCGATGGGCACGTTAACGCCACCCGTAGCTTTGGAGGATCCAGCAAATCAGAGTAAAGTCGATTATATCCTGGACGTCTCGTCCTCACCGGACTTCGATTATCCCCCG gAATTCTATGAAATCGTGGAAACGTTATGGAAGGATCGGGGCGTGCAACAAAGCTTCGAGAGGAGTAACGAGTACCAGCTGATCGACTGCGCCAAATA TTTTCTAGATAAGGTAGCCATTGTTAAACAAGCGGATTACACCCCCACAGAACAG GACATTCTCAGGTGTCGAGTGCTCACGTCCGGTATCTTCGAGACGCGGTTTCAAGTCGACAAAGTAAACTTTCA CATGTTCGACGTCGGCGGTCAACGAGACGAAAGGAGAAAGTGGATACAGTGTTTTAACGATGTGACGGCAATTATATTTGTAACAGCGTGTAGTAGTTACAAcatggtgctcagggaggacCCGACGAAACTGAGACTCCGAGAGAGTCTGGATCTGTTCAAAAGCATCTGGAACAATCG GATCTATTGGCGGAAAAGGTAA